From the genome of Mugil cephalus isolate CIBA_MC_2020 chromosome 2, CIBA_Mcephalus_1.1, whole genome shotgun sequence, one region includes:
- the LOC125003542 gene encoding protein NLRC3-like — MTVDFLRTMKQEELADCLQSRHFPAVCQRKIKSGLKEKFQCVFEGIAKAGNSTLLNEIYTELYITEGGTAEVNDEHEVRQIETASRKPHRPETSIRQEDLFKASPGGHGPIRRVMTKGVAGIGKTVLTQKFTLDWAEDKANQDILFIFPLTFRELNVVKERKFSLVELVHHFFTETKEAGICSFEDFQVVFIFDGLDECRLPLDFHNTKILTDVTESTSVDVLLTNLIRGKLLPSARLWITTRPAAANQIPPECVDMVTEVRGFTDLQKEEYFRKRFRDEEQASSIISHIKTSQSLHIMCHIPVFCWITATVLEDVLETREGGELPKTLTEMYIHFLVVQAKVKKVKYDGGAETDPHWSPESRKMIECLGKLAFDQLQKGNLIFYESDLTECGIDIRAASVYSGVFTQIFKEERGLYQDKVFCFVHLSVQEFLAALHVHLTFINSGVNLMEEQQTTSLWTKLLRKTTCLHQSAVDKALQSPNGHLDLFLRFLLGLSLQTNQTLLRGLLTQTGSRSQTNQETVQYIKEKISENMSAERIINLFHCMNELNDVSLVEEVQQSLRSGRLSTDKLSLAQWSALGFILLSSGEDLDEFDLKKYSASEDALLRLLPVVKASNKAL, encoded by the exons ATGACAGTGGACTTCCTGAGGacaatgaagcaggaggagctggctgactgtctgcagagca gacATTTTCCTGCAGTCTGTCAACGTAAAAttaaatctggtctgaaggagaagttccagtgtgtgtttgaggggattgctaaagctggaaactcaacccttctgaatgagatctacacagagctctacatcacagagggagggactgcagaggtcaatgatgaacatgaggtcagacagattgaaacagcatccaggaaaccacacagaccagaaacaagcatcagacaagaagacctctttaaagcctcacctggaggacatggaccaatcagaagagtgatgacaaagggagtggctggcattgggaaaacagtcttaacacagaagttcactctggactgggctgaagacaaagccaaccaggacatcctcttcatatttccactgactttcagagagctgaatgtggtgaaagagagaaagttcagcttggtggaacttgttcatcacttcttcactgaaaccaaagaagcaggaatctgcagctttgaagacttccaggttgtgttcatctttgacggtctggatgagtgtcgacttcctctggacttccacaacactaagatcctgactgatgttacagagtccacctcagtggatgtgctgctgacaaacctcatcagggggaagctgcttccctctgctcgcctctggataaccacacgacctgcagcagccaatcagatccctcctgagtgtgttgacatggtgacagaggtcagagggttcactgacctccagaaggaggagtacttcaggaagaggttcagagatgaggagcaggccagcagcatcatctcccacatcaagacatcacaaagcctccacatcatgtgtcacatcccagtcttctgctggatcactgctacagttctggaggatgtgttggaaaccagagagggaggagagctgcccaagaccctgactgagatgtacatccacttcctggtggttcaggccaaagtcaagaaggtcaagtatgatggaggagctgagacagatccacactggagtccagagagcaggaagatgattgagtgtctgggaaaactggcttttgatcagctgcagaaaggaaacctgatcttctatgaatcagacctgacagagtgtggcatcgatatcagagcagcctcagtgtactcaggagtgttcacacagatctttaaggaggagagaggcctgtaccaggacaaggtgttctgcttcgtccatttgagcgttcaggagtttctggctgctcttcatgtccatttgaccttcatcaactctggtgtcaacctgatggaagaacaacaaactacatctctgTGGACTAAATtattaagaaaaacaacatgtctccatcagagtgctgtggacaaggccttacagagtccaaatggacacctggacttgttcctccgcttcctgcTGGGTCTTTCAttgcagaccaatcagactctcctacgaggcctgctgactcagacaggaagtagatcacagaccaatcaggaaacagtccagtacatcaaggagaagatcagcGAGAATATGTCCGCAGAGAGAatcatcaatctgttccactgtatgaatgaactgaatgatgtatctctagtggaggaggtccaacagtccctgagatcaggacgtctctccacagataaactgtctctTGCTCAGTGGTCTGCTCTgggcttcatcttactgtcatcaggagaagatctggatgagtttgacctgaagaaatactctgcttcagaggacgctcttctgaggctgctgccagtggtcaaagcctccaacaaagctctgtaa
- the dctd gene encoding deoxycytidylate deaminase gives MEKIQPPASLNGNTTRKRQNYLEWPEYFMAVAFLSAQRSKDPSSQVGACIVSPENKIVGIGYNGMPNGCNDDQLPWSRSAVNRLDTKYPYVCHAELNAIMNKNSADVKGCTMYVALFPCNECAKLIIQAGLKEVVYLSDKYHDTPEMTASRKLLRMARVQFRQFKPKRMEIVIDFNSINHPGRSLVPPGPPGPEDDSTTPGLGWFYVFSPGFITESIQKVLTTVCESSHFSFLYNFFFR, from the exons ATGGAGAAGATTCAGCCCCCGGCTTCACTGAACGG cAACACAACCAGGAAAAGACAGAATTACCTGGAATGGCCAGAGTACTTCATGGCTGTAGCTTTTCTATCGGCACAAAGGAGCAAAGACCCGAGCTCACAG GTGGGGGCGTGCATCGTGAGCCCAGAGAATAAGATCGTGGGCATCGGTTATAACGGGATGCCCAACGGCTGCAATGACGACCAGCTGCCTTGGTCTCGCTCTGCTGTCAACCGGCTGGACACCAAATACCCGTATG TGTGTCATGCTGAGCTCAACGCCATCATGAACAAGAACAGTGCTGACGTGAAAGGCTGCACCATGTACGTGGCTCTGTTCCCCTGCAACGAGTGCGCCAAGCTCATCATCCAGGCAG GACTGAAGGAAGTGGTGTATCTGTCTGACAAATACCACGACACCCCAGAGATGACGGCATCCAGGAAGCTGCTGAGAATGGCGCGGGTACAGTTCAG GCAGTTCAAGCCCAAGAGGATGGAGATTGTCATTGATTTTAATTCCATTAACCATCCTGGGAGAAGCCTCGTGCCAcctggtcctcctggtccagaGGACGACTCCACTACTCCAGGGCTGGGATGGTTTTATGTCTTCAGTCCTGGTTTTATAACGGAATCCATTCAGAAAGTCCTGACTACCGTATGTGAGAGttcacacttttcatttctttataatttttttttccgttaA